Below is a genomic region from Spirosoma radiotolerans.
TACATGAAGAAGCTATCGTCCCAGGGAGCAGGGAATCGTGAGATTAATGAATGTCATTAAGTAAAGCCTTTTTCTAGCAAATCATACAAACTCAATTCGTTGTTGGCTCACTGGCAGTCTTACTCATTTGGTCTTTTGCTTTGATCCATCATCCAGACGCAAAAACCGAGCTGCATTGTTGTAAAATATGTCCCGTTTTTGGGCCGGGCTTAAAAATGGAGCCGACTCAATGGCCTTAATGCCCACTTCAATGGCCTGGGGCCAAACCATTTGATCGGAGCCAAACATCACCCGTTTGCCAAAACCAGCATCGATGATCCGTTTCAGATAGGCATGAAATTCTACTCGGGGTAGAATATAACAGATCACCCCCACATCCACATACGCCTGAGGATGGCTATAGAGTGTGGCCAACAGATCATCCCCCAGCGGCCAGCCAGCATGAGCGATGGCTACCCGTAGCTTAGGGTGGCGAAGCATGGCTTCTTCCGCCGTAAAAGCGCTATGTAAACGGGCACGATAAGCGGGGGCACCAAAATAGGCCACTCCTGGCGGTCCTGTGCCGATGTGGACACTAACGGGTATATCAAATTCCTCCGCCAGTTTCAGATAAGGCTCGACAATCGAATCCGACAGGGCAATACCCTGATATTGCAAACACAGCTCACCAAACACTTTGACCGCTCCGGTCTGAAAATAATGCCGCATGGAATCCAGGGTGAGGGTTGGATCACCGATGGTAAACAAGATACCCGGTATGATCCGGTCGGGGGCTTGTTGTTGCCAACGTCGTACATAAGCCATTGGCCCGCTGGCCACCCCAACGATGTTATACTTTTTGAGGAGGTCAAGGGTTTGGTTGCGTAAGGCGTCGTCGGAAGGAGCTGACGTTAAGCAGGTAGCACACATGGTGGTGGATTTAAGCAACTGGTTCATGTAGCCCATGCCCCCGCCCTGTTTAGGGTCTTGGGCCGACCAATCGCGATAAGGAGCGCCAATAGTAACGGGTGGTGGTCCCTGATCGGTGAAGGGAATAGCATGCAGATGCATATCGATGATAGGTAAGCGTTTAG
It encodes:
- a CDS encoding amidohydrolase family protein, translated to MTNSFTTYSCGWLIAVGALLIVSGWPLWAQSAAKRLPIIDMHLHAIPFTDQGPPPVTIGAPYRDWSAQDPKQGGGMGYMNQLLKSTTMCATCLTSAPSDDALRNQTLDLLKKYNIVGVASGPMAYVRRWQQQAPDRIIPGILFTIGDPTLTLDSMRHYFQTGAVKVFGELCLQYQGIALSDSIVEPYLKLAEEFDIPVSVHIGTGPPGVAYFGAPAYRARLHSAFTAEEAMLRHPKLRVAIAHAGWPLGDDLLATLYSHPQAYVDVGVICYILPRVEFHAYLKRIIDAGFGKRVMFGSDQMVWPQAIEVGIKAIESAPFLSPAQKRDIFYNNAARFLRLDDGSKQKTK